In the Hemitrygon akajei chromosome 7, sHemAka1.3, whole genome shotgun sequence genome, one interval contains:
- the LOC140730872 gene encoding uncharacterized protein, translated as MPFTCLDCGKGFTRSYQLKVHQQIHTGENPFTCSNCGKGFTQSSDLNIHQRVHSRERQFTCSDCGKGFTQSSHLLAHQSVHTGEKPFTCSDCGKGFTRSSQLKVHQRVHTGERPFTCSDCGKGFTQSCHLRVHQRIHTGERPFTCLECGKGFTQSSHLLAHQSVHNGEKPFTCLDCGKGFTQFSHLQTHQSVNIGERPFTCSDCGKGFTQLSSLQTHQSVHTGEKPFTCTDCGKGFTRSSQLKVHQRVHTGERPFTCSDCGKGFTQSCHLKVHQRIHTGERPFTCSECGMRFTLSSHLQIHQRFHTGERPYMCSDCGKRFTQSFKLKVHQRVHTGERPFTCSECGMGFTQSSNLQTHQRVHTGERPFTCSDCGKGFTLSSQLKVHQRVHTGERPFTCSECGKRFTQSSSLQTHQRVHTGERPFTCSKCGKGFTRSSHLLTHYQVHTGEKD; from the coding sequence atgccgttcacctgcttagactgtggaaagggattcactcggtcttatcaactgaaggtacatcaacaaattcacactggagagaacccgttcacctgctcaaactgtgggaaaggattcactcagtcatctgatctgaacatacatcagcgagttcactctAGGGAGAggcagttcacctgctcagactgtgggaagggattcactcaatcatctcaccttctggcacaccagtcagttcacactggagagaagccattcacctgctcagactgtgggaaaggattcactcggtcatcccaactgaaggtacatcagcgagttcacactggggagaggccattcacctgctcagactgtgggaagggattcactcagtcatgtcatctgagggtacatcagcgaattcacactggagagaggccgttcacctgcttagaatgtgggaagggattcactcaatcatctcacctactggcacatcagtcagttcataatggggagaaaccatttacctgcttagactgtggaaagggattcactcagttttcccacctacagacacaccagtcagttaacattggggagaggccattcacctgctcagattgtgggaagggattcactcagttatccagcttacagacacaccagtcagttcacactggagagaaaccattcacctgcacagactgtgggaagggattcactcggtcatctcaactgaaggtacatcagcgagttcacactggggagaggccattcacctgctcagactgtgggaagggattcactcagtcatgtcatctgaaggtacatcaacgaattcacacaggggagaggccattcacctgctctgaatgtggaatgcgattcactctgtcatcccacctacagatacaccagcgatttcacactggagagaggccgtatatgtgctcagattgtgggaaaagattcacacAGTCATTtaaactgaaggtacaccagcgagttcacactggggagagaccgttcacctgctcagaatgtgggatgggattcactcagtcatccaacctacagacacaccagcgagttcacactggagagaggccattcacctgctcagactgtgggaaagggttcaCTCTGtcgtcccaactgaaggtacatcagcgagttcacactggggagagaccgttcacctgctctgaatgtgggaagagattcactcagtcatccagcctacagacacaccagcgtgttcacactggggaaaggccattcacctgctctaaatgtgggaagggattcactcgatcatctcacCTTCTGACACACtaccaagttcacactggggaaaaggaTTAA